One window from the genome of Choloepus didactylus isolate mChoDid1 chromosome 2, mChoDid1.pri, whole genome shotgun sequence encodes:
- the CKS1B gene encoding cyclin-dependent kinases regulatory subunit 1: MSHKQIYYSDKYDDEEFEYRHVMLPKDIAKLVPKTHLMSESEWRNLGVQQSQGWVHYMIHEPEPHILLFRRPLPKKPKK; encoded by the exons ATGTCGCACAAACAAATTTACTACTCGGACAAATACGACGACGAGGAGTTCGAGTACCG GCATGTCATGTTGCCCAAGGACATAGCCAAGCTGGTCCCTAAAACCCATTTGATGTCTGAATCGGAATGGAGGAATCTTGGCGTTCAGCAGAGTCAGGGATGGGTCCATTATATGATCCACGAACCAG AACCTCACATCTTACTGTTCCGGAGGCCACTACCCAAGAAGCCAAAGAAATGA
- the SHC1 gene encoding SHC-transforming protein 1 isoform X1, translating to MDLLPPKPKYNPLRNESLSSLEEGASGSTPPEELPSPSASSLGPILPPLPVDDSPTTLCSFFPRMSNLKLANPAGGRPGPRGEPGRAAEDGEGIVGAAIPDSGPLPLLQDMNKLSGGGGRRTRVEGGQLGGEEWTRHGSFVNKPTRGWLHPNDKVMGPGVSYLVRYMGCVEVLQSMRALDFNTRTQVTREAISLVCEAVPGAKGATRRRKPCSRPLSSILGRSNLKFAGMPITLTISTSSLNLMAADCKQIIANHHMQSISFASGGDPDTAEYVAYVAKDPVNQRACHILECPEGLAQDVISTIGQAFELRFKQYLRNPPKLVTPHDRMAGFDGSAWDEEEEEPPDHQYYNDFPGKEPPLGGVVDMRLREGATPGAARPAPPSAQTPSHLGATLPMGQPVGGDPDVRKQLPPPPPCSAGRELFDDPSYVNVQNLDKARQAGGGGGPPNPAVNGSTPRDLFDMKPFEDALRVPPPPQLLSMAEQLQGEPWFHGKLSRREAEALLQLNGDFLVRESTTTPGQYVLTGLQSGQPKHLLLVDPEGVVRTKDHRFESVSHLISYHMDNHLPIISAGSELCLQQPVERKL from the exons ATGGATCTCCTGCCCCCTAAGCCCAAGTACAACCCACTTCGGAATGAGTCTCTGTCATCGCTGGAGGAGGGGGCTTCAGGGTCCACACCCCCAGAGGAGCTGCCTTCCCCGTCAGCCTCGTCCTTGGGACCCATCCTGCCACCTTTGCCTGTGGACGACAGTCCCACCACCCTGTGCTCCTTCTTCCCCCGGATGAGCAACCTGAAGCTGGCCAACCCTGCTGGGGGGCGCCCGGGACCGAGGGGGGAGCCAGGAAGGGCAGCCGAGGATGGGGAGGGGATCGTAGGGGCAGCCATTCCGGACTCAggccccctgcccctcctccaggaCATGAACAAGCTGAGTGGAGGCGGCGGGCGCAGGACTCGGGTGGAAGGGGGCCAGCTGGGGGGCGAGGAGTGGACCCGCCACGGGAGCTTTGTCAATAAGCCCACACGGGGCTGGCTGCATCCCAACGACAAAGTCATGGGACCTGGGGTTTCCTACTTGGTTCGG taCATGGGCTGTGTGGAGGTCTTGCAGTCAATGCGTGCCCTGGACTTCAACACCCGCACTCAGGTCACCAG GGAGGCCATCAGCCTGGTGTGTGAGGCTGTGCCGGGTGCGAAGGGGGCCACAAGAAGGAGAAAG CCCTGTAGCCGCCCACTCAGCTCCATCCTGGGGAGGAGTAACCTGAAATTTGCTGGAATGCCAATCACTCTCACCATCTCCACCAGCAGCCTCAACCTCATGGCTGCAGACTGCAAACAG ATCATCGCCAACCACCACATGCAATCCATCTCGTTTGCATCTGGCGGGGACCCG GACACAGCTGAGTATGTTGCTTATGTTGCCAAAGATCCTGTGAATCAGAGAG CCTGCCACATCCTGGAGTGTCCTGAAGGGCTTGCCCAGGACGTCATCAGCACCATTGGCCAGGCCTTCGAGTTGCGCTTTAAACAATACCTCAGGAACCCGCCCAAGCTAGTCACCCCCCATGACAG GATGGCTGGCTTTGATGGCTCAGCTTGggatgaggaagaggaagagccACCTGATCATCAGTACTATAATGACTTCCCGGGGAAGGAACCCCCTCTCGGGGGGGTGGTAGACATGAGGCTTCGGGAGGGAGCCACCCCGGGGGCTGCTCGACCAGCTCCACCCAGTGCCCAGACCCCCAGCCATCTGGGGGCTACGCTG CCCATGGGACAGCCTGTGGGGGGAGACCCAGACGTCCGCAAACAGTTGCCACCTCCGCCACCCTGCTCAG CAGGCAGAGAGCTCTTTGATGATCCCTCCTATGTCAACGTTCAGAACCTAGACAAGGCTCGGCAAGCAGGGGGCGGGGGCGGGCCCCCCAATCCTGCTGTCAATGGCAGCACACCCCGCGACCTCTTTGACATGA AGCCCTTTGAAGATGCGCTTCGGGTGCCTCCGCCTCCCCAGTTGTTGTCCATGGCCGAGCAGCTCCAAGGGGAGCCCTGGTTCCACGGGAAGCTGAGCCGGCGGGAGGCCGAAGCACTGCTGCAGCTCAATGGGGACTTCCTGGTGCGGGAGAGCACGACTACACCCGGCCAGTACGTGCTCACCGGCTTGCAGAGTGGGCAGCCCAAGCATCTGCTACTGGTGGACCCTGAGGGTGTG GTTCGGACAAAGGATCACCGTTTTGAGAGTGTCAGTCACCTCATCAGCTACCACATGGACAATCACTTGCCCATTATCTCTGCGGGCAGCGAACTCTGTCTCCAACAGCCTGTGGAGCGGAAACTGTGA
- the SHC1 gene encoding SHC-transforming protein 1 isoform X2 — MDLLPPKPKYNPLRNESLSSLEEGASGSTPPEELPSPSASSLGPILPPLPVDDSPTTLCSFFPRMSNLKLANPAGGRPGPRGEPGRAAEDGEGIVGAAIPDSGPLPLLQDMNKLSGGGGRRTRVEGGQLGGEEWTRHGSFVNKPTRGWLHPNDKVMGPGVSYLVRYMGCVEVLQSMRALDFNTRTQVTREAISLVCEAVPGAKGATRRRKPCSRPLSSILGRSNLKFAGMPITLTISTSSLNLMAADCKQIIANHHMQSISFASGGDPDTAEYVAYVAKDPVNQRACHILECPEGLAQDVISTIGQAFELRFKQYLRNPPKLVTPHDRMAGFDGSAWDEEEEEPPDHQYYNDFPGKEPPLGGVVDMRLREGATPGAARPAPPSAQTPSHLGATLPMGQPVGGDPDVRKQLPPPPPCSGRELFDDPSYVNVQNLDKARQAGGGGGPPNPAVNGSTPRDLFDMKPFEDALRVPPPPQLLSMAEQLQGEPWFHGKLSRREAEALLQLNGDFLVRESTTTPGQYVLTGLQSGQPKHLLLVDPEGVVRTKDHRFESVSHLISYHMDNHLPIISAGSELCLQQPVERKL; from the exons ATGGATCTCCTGCCCCCTAAGCCCAAGTACAACCCACTTCGGAATGAGTCTCTGTCATCGCTGGAGGAGGGGGCTTCAGGGTCCACACCCCCAGAGGAGCTGCCTTCCCCGTCAGCCTCGTCCTTGGGACCCATCCTGCCACCTTTGCCTGTGGACGACAGTCCCACCACCCTGTGCTCCTTCTTCCCCCGGATGAGCAACCTGAAGCTGGCCAACCCTGCTGGGGGGCGCCCGGGACCGAGGGGGGAGCCAGGAAGGGCAGCCGAGGATGGGGAGGGGATCGTAGGGGCAGCCATTCCGGACTCAggccccctgcccctcctccaggaCATGAACAAGCTGAGTGGAGGCGGCGGGCGCAGGACTCGGGTGGAAGGGGGCCAGCTGGGGGGCGAGGAGTGGACCCGCCACGGGAGCTTTGTCAATAAGCCCACACGGGGCTGGCTGCATCCCAACGACAAAGTCATGGGACCTGGGGTTTCCTACTTGGTTCGG taCATGGGCTGTGTGGAGGTCTTGCAGTCAATGCGTGCCCTGGACTTCAACACCCGCACTCAGGTCACCAG GGAGGCCATCAGCCTGGTGTGTGAGGCTGTGCCGGGTGCGAAGGGGGCCACAAGAAGGAGAAAG CCCTGTAGCCGCCCACTCAGCTCCATCCTGGGGAGGAGTAACCTGAAATTTGCTGGAATGCCAATCACTCTCACCATCTCCACCAGCAGCCTCAACCTCATGGCTGCAGACTGCAAACAG ATCATCGCCAACCACCACATGCAATCCATCTCGTTTGCATCTGGCGGGGACCCG GACACAGCTGAGTATGTTGCTTATGTTGCCAAAGATCCTGTGAATCAGAGAG CCTGCCACATCCTGGAGTGTCCTGAAGGGCTTGCCCAGGACGTCATCAGCACCATTGGCCAGGCCTTCGAGTTGCGCTTTAAACAATACCTCAGGAACCCGCCCAAGCTAGTCACCCCCCATGACAG GATGGCTGGCTTTGATGGCTCAGCTTGggatgaggaagaggaagagccACCTGATCATCAGTACTATAATGACTTCCCGGGGAAGGAACCCCCTCTCGGGGGGGTGGTAGACATGAGGCTTCGGGAGGGAGCCACCCCGGGGGCTGCTCGACCAGCTCCACCCAGTGCCCAGACCCCCAGCCATCTGGGGGCTACGCTG CCCATGGGACAGCCTGTGGGGGGAGACCCAGACGTCCGCAAACAGTTGCCACCTCCGCCACCCTGCTCAG GCAGAGAGCTCTTTGATGATCCCTCCTATGTCAACGTTCAGAACCTAGACAAGGCTCGGCAAGCAGGGGGCGGGGGCGGGCCCCCCAATCCTGCTGTCAATGGCAGCACACCCCGCGACCTCTTTGACATGA AGCCCTTTGAAGATGCGCTTCGGGTGCCTCCGCCTCCCCAGTTGTTGTCCATGGCCGAGCAGCTCCAAGGGGAGCCCTGGTTCCACGGGAAGCTGAGCCGGCGGGAGGCCGAAGCACTGCTGCAGCTCAATGGGGACTTCCTGGTGCGGGAGAGCACGACTACACCCGGCCAGTACGTGCTCACCGGCTTGCAGAGTGGGCAGCCCAAGCATCTGCTACTGGTGGACCCTGAGGGTGTG GTTCGGACAAAGGATCACCGTTTTGAGAGTGTCAGTCACCTCATCAGCTACCACATGGACAATCACTTGCCCATTATCTCTGCGGGCAGCGAACTCTGTCTCCAACAGCCTGTGGAGCGGAAACTGTGA
- the SHC1 gene encoding SHC-transforming protein 1 isoform X3, translating into MNKLSGGGGRRTRVEGGQLGGEEWTRHGSFVNKPTRGWLHPNDKVMGPGVSYLVRYMGCVEVLQSMRALDFNTRTQVTREAISLVCEAVPGAKGATRRRKPCSRPLSSILGRSNLKFAGMPITLTISTSSLNLMAADCKQIIANHHMQSISFASGGDPDTAEYVAYVAKDPVNQRACHILECPEGLAQDVISTIGQAFELRFKQYLRNPPKLVTPHDRMAGFDGSAWDEEEEEPPDHQYYNDFPGKEPPLGGVVDMRLREGATPGAARPAPPSAQTPSHLGATLPMGQPVGGDPDVRKQLPPPPPCSAGRELFDDPSYVNVQNLDKARQAGGGGGPPNPAVNGSTPRDLFDMKPFEDALRVPPPPQLLSMAEQLQGEPWFHGKLSRREAEALLQLNGDFLVRESTTTPGQYVLTGLQSGQPKHLLLVDPEGVVRTKDHRFESVSHLISYHMDNHLPIISAGSELCLQQPVERKL; encoded by the exons ATGAACAAGCTGAGTGGAGGCGGCGGGCGCAGGACTCGGGTGGAAGGGGGCCAGCTGGGGGGCGAGGAGTGGACCCGCCACGGGAGCTTTGTCAATAAGCCCACACGGGGCTGGCTGCATCCCAACGACAAAGTCATGGGACCTGGGGTTTCCTACTTGGTTCGG taCATGGGCTGTGTGGAGGTCTTGCAGTCAATGCGTGCCCTGGACTTCAACACCCGCACTCAGGTCACCAG GGAGGCCATCAGCCTGGTGTGTGAGGCTGTGCCGGGTGCGAAGGGGGCCACAAGAAGGAGAAAG CCCTGTAGCCGCCCACTCAGCTCCATCCTGGGGAGGAGTAACCTGAAATTTGCTGGAATGCCAATCACTCTCACCATCTCCACCAGCAGCCTCAACCTCATGGCTGCAGACTGCAAACAG ATCATCGCCAACCACCACATGCAATCCATCTCGTTTGCATCTGGCGGGGACCCG GACACAGCTGAGTATGTTGCTTATGTTGCCAAAGATCCTGTGAATCAGAGAG CCTGCCACATCCTGGAGTGTCCTGAAGGGCTTGCCCAGGACGTCATCAGCACCATTGGCCAGGCCTTCGAGTTGCGCTTTAAACAATACCTCAGGAACCCGCCCAAGCTAGTCACCCCCCATGACAG GATGGCTGGCTTTGATGGCTCAGCTTGggatgaggaagaggaagagccACCTGATCATCAGTACTATAATGACTTCCCGGGGAAGGAACCCCCTCTCGGGGGGGTGGTAGACATGAGGCTTCGGGAGGGAGCCACCCCGGGGGCTGCTCGACCAGCTCCACCCAGTGCCCAGACCCCCAGCCATCTGGGGGCTACGCTG CCCATGGGACAGCCTGTGGGGGGAGACCCAGACGTCCGCAAACAGTTGCCACCTCCGCCACCCTGCTCAG CAGGCAGAGAGCTCTTTGATGATCCCTCCTATGTCAACGTTCAGAACCTAGACAAGGCTCGGCAAGCAGGGGGCGGGGGCGGGCCCCCCAATCCTGCTGTCAATGGCAGCACACCCCGCGACCTCTTTGACATGA AGCCCTTTGAAGATGCGCTTCGGGTGCCTCCGCCTCCCCAGTTGTTGTCCATGGCCGAGCAGCTCCAAGGGGAGCCCTGGTTCCACGGGAAGCTGAGCCGGCGGGAGGCCGAAGCACTGCTGCAGCTCAATGGGGACTTCCTGGTGCGGGAGAGCACGACTACACCCGGCCAGTACGTGCTCACCGGCTTGCAGAGTGGGCAGCCCAAGCATCTGCTACTGGTGGACCCTGAGGGTGTG GTTCGGACAAAGGATCACCGTTTTGAGAGTGTCAGTCACCTCATCAGCTACCACATGGACAATCACTTGCCCATTATCTCTGCGGGCAGCGAACTCTGTCTCCAACAGCCTGTGGAGCGGAAACTGTGA
- the SHC1 gene encoding SHC-transforming protein 1 isoform X4, which yields MGCVEVLQSMRALDFNTRTQVTREAISLVCEAVPGAKGATRRRKPCSRPLSSILGRSNLKFAGMPITLTISTSSLNLMAADCKQIIANHHMQSISFASGGDPDTAEYVAYVAKDPVNQRACHILECPEGLAQDVISTIGQAFELRFKQYLRNPPKLVTPHDRMAGFDGSAWDEEEEEPPDHQYYNDFPGKEPPLGGVVDMRLREGATPGAARPAPPSAQTPSHLGATLPMGQPVGGDPDVRKQLPPPPPCSAGRELFDDPSYVNVQNLDKARQAGGGGGPPNPAVNGSTPRDLFDMKPFEDALRVPPPPQLLSMAEQLQGEPWFHGKLSRREAEALLQLNGDFLVRESTTTPGQYVLTGLQSGQPKHLLLVDPEGVVRTKDHRFESVSHLISYHMDNHLPIISAGSELCLQQPVERKL from the exons ATGGGCTGTGTGGAGGTCTTGCAGTCAATGCGTGCCCTGGACTTCAACACCCGCACTCAGGTCACCAG GGAGGCCATCAGCCTGGTGTGTGAGGCTGTGCCGGGTGCGAAGGGGGCCACAAGAAGGAGAAAG CCCTGTAGCCGCCCACTCAGCTCCATCCTGGGGAGGAGTAACCTGAAATTTGCTGGAATGCCAATCACTCTCACCATCTCCACCAGCAGCCTCAACCTCATGGCTGCAGACTGCAAACAG ATCATCGCCAACCACCACATGCAATCCATCTCGTTTGCATCTGGCGGGGACCCG GACACAGCTGAGTATGTTGCTTATGTTGCCAAAGATCCTGTGAATCAGAGAG CCTGCCACATCCTGGAGTGTCCTGAAGGGCTTGCCCAGGACGTCATCAGCACCATTGGCCAGGCCTTCGAGTTGCGCTTTAAACAATACCTCAGGAACCCGCCCAAGCTAGTCACCCCCCATGACAG GATGGCTGGCTTTGATGGCTCAGCTTGggatgaggaagaggaagagccACCTGATCATCAGTACTATAATGACTTCCCGGGGAAGGAACCCCCTCTCGGGGGGGTGGTAGACATGAGGCTTCGGGAGGGAGCCACCCCGGGGGCTGCTCGACCAGCTCCACCCAGTGCCCAGACCCCCAGCCATCTGGGGGCTACGCTG CCCATGGGACAGCCTGTGGGGGGAGACCCAGACGTCCGCAAACAGTTGCCACCTCCGCCACCCTGCTCAG CAGGCAGAGAGCTCTTTGATGATCCCTCCTATGTCAACGTTCAGAACCTAGACAAGGCTCGGCAAGCAGGGGGCGGGGGCGGGCCCCCCAATCCTGCTGTCAATGGCAGCACACCCCGCGACCTCTTTGACATGA AGCCCTTTGAAGATGCGCTTCGGGTGCCTCCGCCTCCCCAGTTGTTGTCCATGGCCGAGCAGCTCCAAGGGGAGCCCTGGTTCCACGGGAAGCTGAGCCGGCGGGAGGCCGAAGCACTGCTGCAGCTCAATGGGGACTTCCTGGTGCGGGAGAGCACGACTACACCCGGCCAGTACGTGCTCACCGGCTTGCAGAGTGGGCAGCCCAAGCATCTGCTACTGGTGGACCCTGAGGGTGTG GTTCGGACAAAGGATCACCGTTTTGAGAGTGTCAGTCACCTCATCAGCTACCACATGGACAATCACTTGCCCATTATCTCTGCGGGCAGCGAACTCTGTCTCCAACAGCCTGTGGAGCGGAAACTGTGA